From the genome of Vicia villosa cultivar HV-30 ecotype Madison, WI linkage group LG2, Vvil1.0, whole genome shotgun sequence, one region includes:
- the LOC131648521 gene encoding probable membrane-associated kinase regulator 4: MAASETFLACDPSDDDYIDMEVSSYSNFFNHHSEKSREFEFQMSSVVQEKEPTTSPADELFYKGKLLPLHLPPRLQMVEKLLQNPHKTFEEEKYIFEEFYSTPLATTAFTTPVTGTPFESCNISPSDSCQVSRELNAEEYYSLGYQPTDISGFVIESQKKSWTKKLKQSSLGSKLKASRAYLKSLFGKSGCSYENYVTSSTKVADEGSVSKAREIINKHVQGANKNPYGQIQRHRYQSSISVMREFKEKGSEDGSNHHRRSFSVGIKLLSGNKSSSSSSSFSVSNKLYGCHKTPQLLKRCSSTSSEIENSIQGAIAYCKKSQQMLS; this comes from the coding sequence ATGGCAGCTTCAGAAACATTCTTAGCATGTGACCCTTCAGATGATGATTACATTGACATGGAAGTTAGTTCATATTCCAACTTCTTCAATCATCATTCTGAAAAATCTAGAGAATTTGAGTTCCAAATGTCCTCTGTTGTTCAAGAGAAGGAGCCGACAACTTCTCCGGCTGACGAGCTTTTCTACAAAGGAAAACTTCTCCCTCTTCATCTCCCGCCTCGGTTGCAAATGGTcgaaaaacttcttcaaaaccctCACAAAACttttgaagaagaaaaatacATCTTTGAAGAGTTCTATAGCACACCATTAGCAACTACTGCTTTTACAACACCAGTTACCGGTACGCCATTTGAGTCTTGCAATATCTCACCGTCGGATTCTTGTCAAGTTAGTCGAGAACTAAACGCAGAAGAGTATTATAGCCTCGGCTACCAACCAACAGATATAAGCGGATTCGTTATCGAAAGCCAGAAGAAGTCGTGGACTAAGAAACTGAAACAGTCTTCTTTAGGTTCAAAGTTGAAGGCTTCAAGAGCTTATCTTAAGTCTTTGTTTGGAAAATCTGGCTGTTCATATGAGAACTATGTAACATCATCAACAAAAGTTGCTGATGAAGGTTCTGTTTCAAAAGCAAGGGAAATTATAAATAAGCATGTTCAAGGAGCAAATAAAAATCCATATGGCCAAATTCAGAGGCATAGATATCAGTCTTCAATTTCTGTTATGAGAGAATTCAAAGAAAAGGGCAGTGAGGATGGAAGTAATCATCACAGAAGGTCATTTTCAGTTGGAATCAAACTTCTTTCAGGAAACAAATCATCATCGAGTTCGTCGTCATTTTCAGTTTCAAACAAACTGTATGGATGTCATAAAACTCCCCAGCTTCTCAAAAGATGCAGCAGTACAAGTTCTGAGATAGAGAATTCAATCCAAGGAGCAATTGCATACTGCAAAAAGTCTCAGCAAATGTTATCTTGA